DNA sequence from the Halichoerus grypus chromosome 8, mHalGry1.hap1.1, whole genome shotgun sequence genome:
tttttttaagatttttatttttaagtaatctctacacccaacatggggctcaaacctacaaccctgaaatcatgctctacagactgagccagccaagcacccctagGGAATGctgacttctattttttatttttttctttaaagattttattcatttatttgtcagagagagagagagagcacaaccagggggagcggcaggcagagggagaagcagactccccactgagctgagcagggagcccgatgtgggactcgatcccaggacgctgggatcatgacctgagctgaaggcagacgcttaactgactgaaccatccaggcatcCCCGGGATGGTGACTTTTAAAGAGAGACATTTTTAAGGTTTGGTGGGTTTTGCTGCTGGGAGCCCTTTAGCAGACCCAACCAGAACTCTACTTACCAGCTCAAAATCCAGACGATTTCAAAGATGGAAAATGTCCCCTTAGAGAGTGTTTGTGGGGACACACCTCCATCTTCTCATGAGGAAAAGCAAACTCTCTTCACATGGGCCAATTTAAGACTACTTGGCATATGACTCTGCAAGGTTGCTGGCCCCTAGGAAGTACGACGTAAATGACATGTCCTCAACCTCTTCTGTGTCAAACACCACCACAGCCATCTCTCAGGTGTTTGAGGtgttattcactcattcagtaaatgtttattgaagctgattatttcagaaaacttgtccttttttttaaggttttatttatttatttgacagagagagagacagcaagagagggaacacaagcagggggagggggagagggagaagcaggcttcccgccaagcagggagcccgatgaagggctcgatcccaggaccctgagatcatgatctaagccgaaggcagacgcttaacgactgagccacccatgcgtcccATCAGGAAACTTGTTCTGAGGGctgtataaaatacaaattagtaAAGAACTTTTTtgactctggggcacctgggtggctcagtcgttgggcgtctgctttccgcttgggtcatggtcgcagggtcctgggatctagccccgcatcgggctccctgctcagcgggaagcctgtttctcccactcccactccctctgcttgtgtttcctctcttgctgtttctctttcggtgtcaaataagtaaataaaatcttttttaaaaaaaaaaagaaatttttgacTTAGTGagcaacaaatgaaaaacagctataaaatccaataaaaatcaaacaagataTAATAAAACTATGAGGgatacagaggaaagaatcattcATTCAGAAAAGGTTTCATAAAAGTGATAGCACTTTTTGAGTAGAGACTTAAAGGATAAATAGGACTTGAAAGGCTGATAATTCCACACTGAAAGAATGTCACATGCAGAAGCACAGGTGCATAAAATAGAATTAAGGTATTGTAAAGAGTCTACTGTATCTAGAGCCCACGAGAAAATGTTATGAGAGAAGAACATGGATATACCATTTGAGAACAGATCCTTAAGAACCTTGACTATCAAACCCCCTcttaggaatttttatttatgaacacattatttaacttattctttttttatttgtaagagtTGTGCTTTTCTCTcatagattctctctctctctctcttattaatCTAAACACTAGTGAAAGGCATCACATTTTCAGGTAATCTTGAAAAGCAATAGAGTTTCTGTACATTCTAAATCAGTTTACCCGAGCATATGGATCTGTGCAGTAAATGGCTAAGTTAAGCAAAAAGTTTACCACCCTCAAATATGAACCGCTTGTGTGCAAAGATCCACTATTGGactaaatataagaataaaaagcATTGAAAACAGATTATAATGTTAGGGGTAAAGGGATTTGTTCAGTATCAAGAATAAAAGTTTGGTTAAAAAAGTAAGCAAGGACAATTTTTGCTTTGGGGCCTTACTTACACCACCCTGAAAACCACCATTTTCTCCTCCAACACAAAGATGCCTGGGACCAAACATGAGACAGAAATCCCCAGGGTATCTACAAAACAAGCCTGAATAGTGAGTAGGAGGAAGATACCTCCCTCACAGAAATAAAGGACTCCTTCAGCTCAAAATGGAACACTCATCCCTGTTTCCTTTCAGTTCCAAGTGCCCTCAGGTCCTCAGAACGTCACAACTCCGGATGCTGCACACCTCTGATTGGCCACTCCCAGCAGACGTCAGAGGAGCCATGAGGAACCACAGCACTGTCACTGAGTTTGTCCTGCTGGGGCTCTCAGAGGCCTGTGAGCTCCAGGTGCTCATCTTCCTGGGGCTGCTCTTGACCTACCTCCTCACTCTCCTGGGGAATCTCCTCATTGTGGGCATCACCCTCATTGACAGGCGcctccacacccccatgtactaCTTCCTCCGCAACTTTGCTGTTCTGGAGATCTGGTTCACCTCAGTCATCTTCCCCAAGATGCTGACCAACATCCCGACTGGATACAAAACTATTTCCCTCCCAGGCTGTTTCCTACAAAGTttcctctatttcttcctggGCACCACAGAGTTCTTCCTACTGGCAGTGATGTCCTTTGACAGGTATGTGGCCATATGTAACCCCTTGCGTTATGCCACCATCATGAGCAAAAGGGTCTGTGTCCAGCTAGTTCTTTGTTCATGGATGGCAGGATTCCTTCTCATCATCTTTCCAAGTTTCATCACTTTTCAGCAGCCATTCTGTGGTCCCAATGTCATTAATCATTTCTTCTGTGACAACTTCCCACTCCTGGAGCTCGTATGTGCAGACACGAGTCTGATAGAGCTTCTGGGCTTTATTGTGGCCAACTTCAGTCTACTGGGCACTCTGTCCGTGACAGCCACCTGCTACGGCCACATCCTCCACACCATCCTGCGCATCCCCTCAGCCAAGGAGAGGCAGAAAGCCTTCTCTACCTGCTCCTCCCACATCATTGTTGTGTCTCTCTTCTATGGCAGCTGCATCTTCATGTACATCCGGTCAGGGAAGGGTAATGAGGGAGAGGACAAAAACAAGGTGGTGGCCTTGCTCAACACCGTGGTGACCCCGATGCTCAATCCCTTCATCTACACCCTGAGGAACAAACAGGTGAAGCAGGTGTTTAGGGAGCAGGCAAACAAACTCTTCTTATAAAGCTATGGAACTAAGAAGCCAAAGCTAATATTCCCAAACAAGTTAAGGGAATATCAGGTCCCTGCAAGAAATTGAGGCTTCCCCACATAGAAAATTCTCTGATGCCATGTCTCTGGGGTGCCAGTCGTGAGTTCTCTAGACCATCAaggcatttttattaattatcagATTTGAATTATTCTCTTCATTCCATCTGTGTCTGCCTGGCCTCCCAACAGAATATAAAGAGCTCTTTGGGAGCAGCTCTGTAATTCACCATAAGCCTCAAGCACCAACCCATTGTCATTGACCACATAAATACTCAGTAAGTACTTGCAGACTAATTAAttgttttgtgtgtctgttgCTCCAACACCCTCAGAGGAGAGAACAGTCCTGTTAGCACTGCCCTCATTTCACACTTGTACTCCTGTCACTGTAACACATCAGCAAGAACTCAACAAAGGCCTAAGGCTGACTccttattattttgtatataagctacttctgtttttttagtattaaaattcatagaaattcCTCATTCCTATTGACAAAGGCTCTTCTACCTACTAGTTagttacttctctgagcctcagttttctcctctgtaaaatgggaatgcaaCGCCCATTCCAAAAGAGTATGATGAAAGTCAAATGAGATATCTATGCAAGATGCTCCAAATAGTGACCAGCACATAAGTTTTCGATAAATGTTAGTTTATTTCCTCCATTTCTCATCCtaccttccctctcttccttctgaaCTTCACACCAGTTGTCAACAAAACCATTTCTATTCAAAGTGCTATAAATTGTGTATTCCAAATGTTATAGTAAATACTATATAAAGTGAAATACACAATTTGACCTATTGATGTTTCTTACTAAAATGTTCCCTATtttcatgaaggaaaaaataatattggcaaataaacattaaataaataatggaattaattactgtatttattcattccaaaatAATTATTACACAAATGTCAAGTTCAAGAAAATGTACTATGTGGCCTGGGATATAAAATTTAATCTATGTCTTTGAAAAACTTGAAATCTAATAAGGAAGATAGAGAGTACACAAATAACTGTAATTCAGGGTAGAAAATTatttgtgtaagaaaaaaatcatgtgtgACTCTTCCACAACAAATGTGAAAACCCAGAGGaaatggatgatttcctagaaaaagaaaattatcaaaaaactaaaaagaaatagaaaacatttaattAGATAAATTACCATAGAAGGATTTCAAAATGGGATTATATACTTTGTATAATCTCAAAAACCATGtcctcaacaacaaaaacaaacaacccaattctA
Encoded proteins:
- the LOC118550135 gene encoding olfactory receptor 6E1; translated protein: MRNHSTVTEFVLLGLSEACELQVLIFLGLLLTYLLTLLGNLLIVGITLIDRRLHTPMYYFLRNFAVLEIWFTSVIFPKMLTNIPTGYKTISLPGCFLQSFLYFFLGTTEFFLLAVMSFDRYVAICNPLRYATIMSKRVCVQLVLCSWMAGFLLIIFPSFITFQQPFCGPNVINHFFCDNFPLLELVCADTSLIELLGFIVANFSLLGTLSVTATCYGHILHTILRIPSAKERQKAFSTCSSHIIVVSLFYGSCIFMYIRSGKGNEGEDKNKVVALLNTVVTPMLNPFIYTLRNKQVKQVFREQANKLFL